From the genome of Candidatus Polarisedimenticolaceae bacterium:
ACGCGCGGGAAGAGGACGTTGTTCTCGAGGTGGATGTGCTCCATCAGGTCGCGCTCGAGGGACTCGAGCCCGGAGTACAGGGCGCGCCACGTGGCGCAGGCCTCGGGGGGAGGGACCAGGTTCCCGGTCAGCTCGCGGGTGTGCGCGAGGTTGGTCCCGTGGTCGGTGTGCTCCTGCTCGAGACACTGGATCGCCGCGGCCAAAGACGCCCCGTTTCCGGAGAGGACGTGCGGGAAGACGACGCGCTCTTCCTTCTCGAGGTGGTCGAACGCGGCGGCCTGCATCGCACGCAGGTGGTCGGCGAGGCCGAACGGGGTCGTCGCCTTCTCCGCGTGGCGCATCTCGACCTTTGCGGCCATGGCGACGAGGATCGGGAGGTCCTCCCGGAGGCGGTCGTGGTATCGGGCGAGGATGTGCCCGACGAGGGCGGCGAGAGGCTTCTCGCTCCACGCGGCCACGTCGTCGGCGGAAGGTTCGGCGCGCTCGACCTCGCGGAGGATCGCTTCCGGGTCGAGGCCCTTGTCCCGGCAGGCTTCCGCCAGCGGGCGGCGGCCTCGGCAGCAGAAATCGAGGCCGTGTTTGAAGAAGATCCGCGCCGCGGCGGGGCGCGTCGCGGCGAGCTCGGCGAGGGTGGTTTGCTGGGTGTTCATCGGTTCCTCCGCGCTGGAACAAGGCACGGGGAGTGCCAAAACCGAAGCTCGGACCTGTCAACGATTTGCGAGAAGTGTTACCTTCATGACAACCACGAGGTGTTGTTGTGTCGACTACTTCGCTGTCAAAAGGACAACCATCCCCCGAGTCGGACGCGCTCCTGGAGATCGCCCGCGATCTGACCGCGTCCCTTGCGGCAAGCGACCGGTACGCCCGCCTGCTCGCCGGCGTGCGACGCGTGATCCCCTGCGATGCCGCCTGTCTGCTCCGGCTGGAGGGGGACGAACTCGTTCCCCTCGCGGCGCACGGCCTCTCCGACGAGGCGCTGCGACGCCGCTACCCGCGGCGGGAGCACCCGCGGCTCGACGTCATCCTCCGATCCGACGACCCGGTGCAGTTCCCCGAGGACAGCCCGCTCGCCGATCCCTTCGACGGGCTGATCGACGGCGATCCCCACGCCCTCGACGCGATCCACGCCTGCCTGGGCTGCCGCCTCGTGGACGGCGGCGAGGTCGTCGGGGCGCTCACCGCCGACGCCCTCGAGCCGCACGCCTTCGACGCGCTCGACCGCCGGACGGTGGCGACGCTCGGCGCGCTCGCGGGGGCGGCGATGCGCACGACCGCGCTGATCGAGGCCCTCGAGCGGACCGCGGCGCACCGCGGGCAGGTCGCGCGCGACCTGCAGACGACCGCGCAAGCGTCCGGCGGGCAGATCCTGGGGATCTCGGCGGCGATCCGCCGGCTGCTCGAGGAGATCGCCGTCGTCGCCGGCTCGGACCTCTCGGTGCTCGTCACCGGCGAGACCGGCGTCGGAAAAGAGCTCGTCGCACGTCGCATCCACGACGCGTCGCCGCGGGCCGGAGAGGCGCTCATCCACGTGAACTGCGCGGCGCTTCCCGAATCGATCGCGGAGAGCGAGCTGTTCGGCCACGTGGCCGGCGCCTTCACCGGCGCCATGCGCGATCGGGCCGGCAAGTTCGAGGTGGCCGACGGCGGGACGTTGTTCCTCGACGAGGTGGGGGAGTT
Proteins encoded in this window:
- the ric gene encoding iron-sulfur cluster repair di-iron protein — its product is MNTQQTTLAELAATRPAAARIFFKHGLDFCCRGRRPLAEACRDKGLDPEAILREVERAEPSADDVAAWSEKPLAALVGHILARYHDRLREDLPILVAMAAKVEMRHAEKATTPFGLADHLRAMQAAAFDHLEKEERVVFPHVLSGNGASLAAAIQCLEQEHTDHGTNLAHTRELTGNLVPPPEACATWRALYSGLESLERDLMEHIHLENNVLFPRVLCA
- the norR gene encoding nitric oxide reductase transcriptional regulator NorR, which codes for MSTTSLSKGQPSPESDALLEIARDLTASLAASDRYARLLAGVRRVIPCDAACLLRLEGDELVPLAAHGLSDEALRRRYPRREHPRLDVILRSDDPVQFPEDSPLADPFDGLIDGDPHALDAIHACLGCRLVDGGEVVGALTADALEPHAFDALDRRTVATLGALAGAAMRTTALIEALERTAAHRGQVARDLQTTAQASGGQILGISAAIRRLLEEIAVVAGSDLSVLVTGETGVGKELVARRIHDASPRAGEALIHVNCAALPESIAESELFGHVAGAFTGAMRDRAGKFEVADGGTLFLDEVGELPPTLQPKLLRALQQGEIQRVGSDRAVRVDVRIVAATNRDLKREVAEGRFRADLYHRLAAFPIHVPALRERREDVALLASFFLDSQRRRLGLGPVRLTDAARERLAAESWPGNVRELENVVSRGVLRAAAGRPGREAVVVGVEHLDLGAGLFVPVTASSPSDSRGVLPLADRVDAFRRTEIRAALERSGGSWASAARELGLHRSNLHHLARRLGLR